From one Phycodurus eques isolate BA_2022a chromosome 6, UOR_Pequ_1.1, whole genome shotgun sequence genomic stretch:
- the chrnb3a gene encoding neuronal acetylcholine receptor subunit beta-3a: MKLVLVVLLSLLTAENVAVQAQDDFVSLAELEDSLLRNLFRGYQKWVRPVQHANDTITVRFGLKISQLVDVDEKNQLMTTNVWLWQEWVDVKLKWNPDEYGGITSIRVPSETIWLPDIVLYENADGRFEGSLMTKAIVRWDGTITWTPPASYKSSCTMDVTFFPFDRQNCSMKFGSWTYDGNMVDLALVDHYVDRKDFFDNGEWEILNATGMKGSRRDGVYWYPFVTYSFILKRLPLFYTLFLIIPCLGLSFLTVLVFYLPSDEGEKLSLSTSVLVSLTVFLLVIEEIIPSSSKVIPLIGEYLLFIMIFVTFSIIVTVFVINVHHRSSATYHPMAPWVKTLFLQRLPRLLCMRGHTDRYHYSHTEICSPELKPRRGIGRKGAPGQQRGHAGGKEEENQAWLAMLEKATHSVRYISRHIRKEHFIREVVQDWKFVAQVLDRIFLWAFLTVAILGTVLIFTPALHMYLSSP; this comes from the exons ATGAAGTTGGTGCTGGTCGTGTTGTTGTCGCTCCTGACCGCCGAGAATGTTGCTGTGCAAG CTCAGGATGACTTCGTGTCACTGGCCGAGTTGGAGGATTCCTTATTGAGGAACCTGTTCCGAGGTTACCAGAAGTGGGTTCGACCTGTGCAGCATGCCAATGACACCATCACCGTGCGCTTTGGACTAAAGATCTCACAACTGGTGGATGTG GATGAGAAGAACCAACTGATGACTACAAATGTCTGGCTTTGGCAG GAATGGGTCGATGTCAAGCTAAAATGGAATCCAGATGAATATGGCGGTATTACATCGATCCGAGTACCTTCAGAGACTATATGGCTGCCAGACATTGTTCTGTATGAAAA CGCGGATGGTCGTTTTGAGGGTTCCCTGATGACTAAAGCCATTGTTCGGTGGGATGGGACCATAACATGGACCCCGCCTGCCAGCTACAAGTCCTCTTGCACCATGGATGTCACCTTCTTTCCGTTTGACCGTCAAAACTGCTCCATGAAGTTTGGCTCCTGGACTTACGATGGTAACATGGTTGATCTGGCTCTGGTGGATCACTATGTTGACCGCAAAGACTTTTTTGACAATGGCGAGTGGGAAATCCTCAATGCAACAGGAATGAAGGGAAGCAGGAGGGATGGGGTGTACTGGTACCCCTTTGTAACTTACTCCTTCATCCTCAAGAGGTTGCCCTTGTTCTACACCCTCTTCCTCATCATCCCGTGCCTTGGTCTGTCCTTTCTTACTGTGCTGGTCTTCTATTTACCATCAGATGAAGGAGAGAAACTGTCACTTTCCACATCTGTGTTGGTGTCACTTACTGTCTTCCTCCTGGTTATAGAGGAAATCATCCCCTCATCCTCAAAG GTGATCCCATTAATTGGAGAATACTTGCTATTCATTATGATCTTTGTCACCTTCTCCATTATTGTAACCGTCTTCGTTATTAATGTCCATCACCGCTCCTCTGCAACCTACCACCCCATGGCCCCCTGGGTGAAGACCCTCTTCCTTCAGCGACTGCCCAGGCTGCTATGTATGCGGGGGCACACCGACag ATACCACTACTCGCATACTGAGATATGTAGCCCTGAGCTGAAGCCTCGTAGAGGTATAGGAAGAAAGGGGGCTCCGGGACAGCAGAGAGGGCACGCTGGAGGGAAGGAAGAGGAGAATCAAGCCTGGCTTGCAATGCTGGAGAAGGCCACGCATTCTGTTCGCTACATCAGTCGTCACATCAGAAAGGAGCACTTCATCCGTGAG GTTGTACAAGACTGGAAGTTTGTGGCTCAGGTGCTGGACAGGATTTTCCTGTGGGCCTTCCTCACTGTGGCAATATTAGGAACAGTGCTCATCTTCACACCAGCTTTGCATATGTACCTCAGCTCACCTTAA